The following nucleotide sequence is from Chaetodon auriga isolate fChaAug3 chromosome 19, fChaAug3.hap1, whole genome shotgun sequence.
CTCGTTCATTTGTCGTTACAGCAGCTCGTCATTGGAAAGCCGACCGGCGAGTTCAACGCAGTGAGAGCGAGGTGAGTTTAGTCCAATACTGGGGAAAATACTCACCTCCATTAGCtttaaatgttagctaacgGTGTCGAAGTAGCAGAGCATTGGTTAACCTTTCCTCTAGTTTGACAACAGACCCGCCTAGAAACCACTACCGGCTGcttcctcccctccacctccacctttacctccatctccacctttACCTCCGAGGCAGACAGGTGTGCTCACGGTGTGTTACGGCCAGAAGAGGCACAGCAGCCCCCCAGGACTGAGCTTTTAAACGAGGCAGTCTCCAACATGTTATCTTCCAATGAGTCAGAGATACAGAAACATTATGTCAGGCTCAAAAAGTAGACGCCATGACATGTAAGGTCACATAATGGATTTAAACATTAGGCAGGAAATAcagcataaaaacactgaagcacaaaTTAAAAGGACAGGAAGCAAgattttaaaaacagtaaatactAGATATTTTAGAAGGAAACTGATGCACAGAACTGGACAGTCAATCATttcaataatttaataaaaataaaactttaaaggCCCACTAAAGACAGTATAAACATTGCTGTTGTATCTCCATATAGTAAATTATTTAAGTTAATATCAACCAAAACATGTAAATATTTGTgggctgtttctgttttatctgtttcatGTTATTGTAATCTGAATATCTGCAGGTTGTGGGCCCcttaatgacagaaaacaaacaatatgatggacatttttactattttctgacattttatggaccaattgattaatcagttatttAGAAAACATAATCACAATATCACTCAGTAATGGACATTGTCACTAGTTGCTGTCCTGCTCCAATTCTTGCAGCAGTACTCAGTTTAACTTGATTTAAAGTTGGTTTAGGGTCTCACAAATGGGGAGTAAAAgctcctttttctgtttcacataACTGTCACTTGAAAGCCTTTtggtttttctgacttttttgaGAAAATATGCAATTTTCAGTGTTAACCTATGATAGgacattttattgaaaatgaATATCAGACTACTAATGgacagattaattgattataAAATGCATCTTACTTGACCATAGAGAACTTAATACTTCCTGTTCATTCCCAGataaaacaagctgctgtgtttcacgGTGCTGCAGCTCTTATCAGATTTTCAGGCCCtgtgagaaggagagacagggaTTATGGTATTGAATCTGAGGTCTGCAGGGCTGCAGTTGAGCTCTTGAAACTGCTGGCAGATGGGATTTGCCATCATTTGGCTGGTCGCTCTATAAATGAGTCAGGCGTGCTGCATTTGAACTGATTAGGGCTCTGAGCTTCTTTGGTCACAATCATGGCTTTCACAAGTCCATGCCCGGCCAATCCAGATTTGAATTATGAGCCTGAGCATAAAGCGGTGCCTCCGAGGCTTCAACATGGAATGAAAGCCTCAGTTCAGACATCTTTAATAATATTTGGTATCACTCTGTTACTACAATAAAACTGCATGTggaaaaagcaaaggaaaatcAAACGTTTGATATATTTAATCCATGCTTGTAGCAGCTGGGCCTCACCCCCACCACAGTTAGATAACAATGTTATTTTTTGGTGGCTGTGAGCATCAGCTAGCGCAGCAGCAGTCCTGCTGGTGTGGGCAGTGAAGCTGACATCGGCCCTTCTTgaacagctgcagcaaacaccggcagcagcagcagcagcagcagcagcgtttgaacaaaaaagatgaggaaacgcatctgcttttcctttttctgtgcCGTACGGGTTGCTTggcttcatttcctgttttccatCTCCTCACGGAGTCTGTGCCGTGACAAGGAAGATGAGGTCAAAGTAATACAGAGACATGGTATACCGCAACCTGACCGAGTCGGCCCAAACTCAGCACTCGGATAACATAACAAAGATGGATTACAccctgtttgttttaaaaaatgagttcatttgaaaatggaaaatgaagtTGAGCTCTGGTTTTATCTTTTGTTGGGTCATCTTTGTTACTGCAGAAACAGGGATGTCATTTGCTGACTTACACACTCCTCAACCCCAAGACCTCCACTCAGAGTTCATGAAGTCGCTCCACTCTCTTTAAAACGTTCAACTTTTGATGTTATTTATAAGACGGTAATGAcaattatttgttatttttgcttgaaaaatgaattcaataatgaatattttaatgataaatgataattatttaaactgtaccAGATGGATTTTCTGCCAGTCGCCCAATTGATTAATGGACCAGTCGTTTCAGCTCTAGCTGAAGGGATAAAAGCAGAAGTTTGTTCAGATATGTAATGAATGATTCTGACTTTTTGGAGCCACCAATCAAACCGTATGTTGTGGCATTGCTAACCTGTTTAAAACCTAATTTAAACTGATACTATTTGAGCAAAATATGGATATTTTTACAGTCATCACGACCACCCATTCATTGTGTGACATAAAGGAAAATGAGATTTGGTAAATTTTCAAGCACCAACTGTGTGTGAACTGCAGAAAATGTAATAAGAAATGCTTTGAAATTGTGAAGGATCACATCCGCTTGGTTCATTCTTCACAGTTGAACAGCACCACCatattctctgtctctctctcttcactcttccCTCACCTCACAATCCAGACGGCACCTGGAGCAGATCACCAGCGTCGGCCCTCGGCCCGTGGGCAGCCAGGAGAACGAAGTCCTGACGGTGGGCTACCTGTTGAAGCAGATCGAGAACATCCGGGTTGACACCGCAGCGGGACCCCATCAGCTCACAGTGGACGTGCAGCGCCCCACCGGCTCCTTCTCCATTGACTTTCTCGGAGGCTTCACCAGCTTCTATGACCGCGTCACCAACATTGCTGTCAGGCTGGAGCCCAAAGGCGGGACGCAGCATTTCATGCTAGCCAACTGCCACTTCGACACAGTGGCCAACAGTCCAGGTTTGAAGACGTCTGTTTTTGTCCAAATACAGACAAACTAACAACCTTCCCAgaagcctcagctgtactttgcatTAGTGCTAATCAATTATTGTTaccatgctaacacgctaagcTAATCTGCtgaatatggtaaacattatacccaCTAAATAccaacatgctagcatgctgatgcttTTAACATCTTTATCATATGACAACAAGAACTGCTAGCATGTCTGTGGACTCCATGTCACATCGTGTAGCTCTTTTCCTCGCAGTGTGTACAAGCCATACGTTTCCAGCATGCAAGGCCTCAGGTGTTTGAGACGACATAGACTCATTTGTGTCCCATGTTGTGCTCTGTAGTCTCGTGTACcacactgtgtgaaatgtagATAGCCATAGCAAACCAATCCAGAGAATTTGAATCCACAGTGCTTCCTGGAAAGTACTGCAGACGGGTCTTATTGTGCTTCAAACAGGAGGCTGCTTAGAGCTATCAGGGGATCGTATCCAGACAGCACAGTCATatctgtactgtactgtactgtactgtagcaCATTGTGGTGCGTAGCCATtctttgttttgcattaatTCAGGaattttcacagtttcactCCACACCCTTCAGCCTCTCGGAGAGCCTTGTTTTCCCacttcacacacgcacacacacagcttcactgGCAAAAGGAAATTGATCTGAGAGGCGTGGACCAGGAAGATACAAATCCATTTTCATGTGCACCGCTTCCTGCCAAACCTTTGATTGCTTGGAATTCTAAACACTTGTTCATCCAAAAAGCaatcagaaaataaagaggTGGTGCATTGCCTTGCACATATTTTCATGCACGTAGGTTTATTGAATGCACGTGCAAGCTGTCAGGAGGGCAAACTGATAACTGAGTTCAAAGGGCTTATTTCATATGTGCTAtacttttttccactttcaagCTATTATGTGTGCAGGCGGACTATTCAGGCTTTGTTCTTGCCATCCTCTGAGCTCTCACATGGCTTTTTGGGACAAGGATTAACATGTAGCGGACACAAGTGGCAGTGACAGGAGCATGAATGGTACCCAGACAAAGAGCGAACCGGCTCCCACCCATACCTCATGAACACATTCAGTGCAGAAAGCCGGAGCACATGATGTCTTACTTTGGCTCTCAGAACTTTGGGCTTTTCCCTCTCATTCCTTCACATTCAGTCTCAGTAAAATTGTGTTCCTCACCACGAACATGGCTAATCATTCTGGGTCACATGCCCCGTTCATGtggtcctttcttcttcctctcacccCCTTTTCCTCTGTGCTCTCCATTGTACAAGCAGGGGGAACTGGGTTTTTACCAGCTTGCCGCATTCTTTGCATTTGCACACGGAGCCTACTCCCTTCATTCTCGCGTGTTTGTGAATTCGTGTTATTCTGAAGTACGTCACAGTTCAAATCTTGTGCATGTGTCCTAATGTCACACTGAGCCATTGCGTCAGGACTTTGGGTGATCTGGTGATCCTGGCAGTTGCTCGAGTCTGTGTGTAAATGCCAAGCCTCTGTTGCCTGATACAAATGTGAAAGGCAAGCAGGAGCTCGCATTCCCCAAACCGTGCAGCTTTTTAGTgtttttgacacacacacactggtctccTTGTCTCAGGTGCCAGTGACGATGCAGTGAGCTGTGCAGTGATGCTGGAAGTCCTCCACTCTCTGGCCAACCAGTCTACTCCTCTTCATCACGGAGTTATCTTCCTCTTTAATGGGGCGGAAGAAAATATCCTGCAGGTAAAATGAAGCGACAAGGACATATATTTTACACTTTGGATGTTAGAACTAGCCTGTCTTCACCACTTTGGattgtcatttcatttaaaacgtCTCGTCTCTTTCTGCTTTCCTTATTTTCTCTCCTACattcttactctctctctctcactaactctttgtctctttttttttttaaacttcgTCTCTCTGTCAGGCCAGTCACGGCTTCATTACTCAGCATCCCTGGGCCAAGCAGGTGCGAGCCTTCATTAACTTGGAGGCTGCAGGTGTTGGGGGCAAGGAGGTTGTTTTCCAGACAGGTACTGTAACCATTTGGCAAAGCAGACAAGGAAACTTTATTTGTGtaacacatttcatacacaagGGCAGTAAAAGTGGGAATAAAAGATAAATCCTCCCATGTTAGCAGCacaatgaatgtaaaaacaattACAATGAGGCCTGTTTAAAAGCTAAGAAGATAAGTTTTTATCTCTGACCTCAAATGGTCGGGCCTTGTCGGATCTCAGCTGGGAGGTTGTTCCAGGTCTGCGATGCATGATAACAAAATGTTGCTTCATTTGTGTTTGGCCAattgttctgctttgtttgttggCATGTTGActttatgcttttgttttgcatatATTTGCGTGTGCCGCCCACCATAACGTAAACGTTGCAGCCCTGGTCTCAAACCATTTCCACAGAATGATTATTCTATGTGGCAAAACCTTGGAAAGTGAGAAAACTGtacaatatataaaatattcTAGAAACCTTTTCTTCCTGTTGCTCCTCAAAAGGCCCAGAGAACCCGTGGCTGGTCCAGGCCTACGTTCATGCAGCCAAACACCCCTTTGCCTCTGTGGTCGGCCAGGAGGTCTTTCAGAGTGGCATCATCCCCTCTGACACTGACTTCCGCATCTACAGGGACTTTGGTAACATCCCAGGTAATGTTCACCAAGCCTCAGACTACAGCATTGAGCTTAGTCATGAGAGTCTGAGTCTTTAATGAGACAGTttaattttgtgtctttttaaaatctctttctgtctgtgtatgtgtttcattttttacaggCATTGATCTGGCGTTCATTGAAAACGGTTTCATCTACCATACCAAGTACGACACTGCTGACAGGATCCTGACGGACTCGATACAGAGAGCTGGTGTGTAAATAAGCATGCGTGCATCTACGCGTCCCTGCATGTGGACCGAAATGATTTTATTCTTGTTATTCCttcatattatttatttgaacatTCATTGTCTAAATTCGGAGCATGTTAGCTGGTTGGCGTGTCCGTGTGTCTCTCAAGGAGaacacagtcactgcagcagtaGACTGGTGGTTAAAAGCAGATGCCAACACCGTTTTTCTGTCACAGACACAAAGGCACGCTGTCCATTTGTGCTGTATCCCCCCGTTTCAGGCGGGTCAGCACTACGCTGATCTCATTATTTCCCTGAGAAGTAAGAAATGCATGCATACATAGCTGCCGCAGACATTATGTTGCACTTGCCCTCATTTACCTCGCGCGTCTGCGTTGCCGAATTATTTTGCTTTGCTTAGCAGAGAATCCAGTCAGTCAGCACTAAAAACCTGAGACGGTTGGcatcttcccctctctccctcagcagCTACTGGacatctccctcctcttcttctgtgtaCAGTAACTGACCGTGAAAGGCATGAATTattagagagagaaagtgagattTCAGAGGGAGGTAGAAGGTATTTTTAGTCCGTAGAGAAGAACAGTTTTGTAAGGTGAAGAGTGATACAGCACAGATGCAGATGGTACAGATTCACCAGTAGCTCCGCTCTGTTGATGCCTGCgatgagcagcagcattttggcCTCTTTCAGATCTCTTACttcacagctctgctttcagACTAAGTGGAGGAAAAGTGCAAGCCTGGCTTTGCTCTAATGTAGTGTTACTGTGCAATAAAATTACtagatttaatttttttttaaattaatcttATCATGATTTTTGCTTAGTCATTGTGAAATCCAGACAGCAAAGTTGTGGGTGAATCACAAAGCATAATCGCGTAGCTAAGCAGTGAACCCAGCACGAACAAGTGGATGTTGTACACTCAGTTGTTTACACTTTCAGGCCACAGCGAGCCTACCAGGCGGAAGAACAATGGCgctttgtcttgtctgtgtgtttgtgtgtgtgtgtgtgtgtgtgtgctctgttaACTGTGCAGGCATTCAGGCAGCAGTACACTGAGAAAAGAAACGTAGCCTCAGGCAGCAGTAACCACCATGGCGACCCCTTACTGATCCTTCACGTAGACACATTTCTCATCTACATTCAGCATCATGAGTGAAGCCAGTTTCGTAGAAAGTCCTCTACGTGTCCTATATATACTGGTGGTTGTGCAACTACGAGAGGCCGTCAGGTCATaaatcagacacacatacaccaccGTACTCTTTGAGAAGCACCATAGCACACGCTGTAGTAGTGTAAGACAGAATAGTCGAGTTTAGGATTGAATAattttgtgtgttgtgacaTATCCTGTCATGGGGAAAGCTTTTGCATAACATGagttgtgtgtttgagagagccGCAGTGCATGCAGGAAGGTACGAGTGTATAGTATGTTTAATTGTTTATGTGTTGTTCATGTGCGCACGGATTTTATTGCTGCAGAAAATACTGTCTGGATGGCTGTGCGGGAGTGACAAAGGCCACTACCTCAGCGTCATAGTTTGTCCCTTCTGGTCAGGAGGTTATACTGAGTCATCAGTAAACTCTGCTGGCTGTATATGAAGTGTCAGCTGTATAAAGGATGATCCTTTTTGTCACATGATAGTGAAGCTATCACTTTCACATTCAGTCACTTTAgccatttccttcctctgtaGCAAATTACACAAAAAGATTAAGCACAGCTATTAGTCCAAAGTTCGTTAATGAGTTCATACTGTCCTACCCGGTCCTGGTTGTAAGTTAAGATCTGCTTCTTCCCTCCGGCCGCCTTTTTACTCTATAGTGAAGAAATCAGTGCAGTCAAACGCAGCAGAGCTTTGTTGTGTCACATTTCAGCTTTGAACcgctcacttcctgttttcaggtGACAACATCCTTGCGGTCCTGAGGTACCTGGTCATGTCAGAGAAGCTGGCAGATTCCTCCGAGTATCGTCATGGCAACATGGTATTTTTTGACCTGCTCGGGGTGGTTGTGGTGGCTTACCCAGCCCGTGTTGGCACCATCCTCAACTACATGGTAGCAACAGCCACCTTCCTCTATCTGGCTAAGAAAGCCTCACTGCCAGGCAATGGAGGTGGGTCGCCATTTCCTTTGGTGGATgcatgtgatgtcatttcctatactgggtgtgtgttttcctctttgtggcTCCTTCAAGTGTGTTTCttgcaaatgtaaacaaatgaaCAATCCCAATTTGTCGGGCCAAATCCAAACAGTTCAACTCATTTAATTTTTCTGTAGAAGAGCTGGATGAGCTGTTCTTCTGTTAGCTCTCACCGCCCCCTCGTCTCTCTCAGGTGGCCGCTACGTCCGAGATCTGGCCTGTGCCACAGGTGTAGCGATCCTGAGCTGGTTCGTCACCTTGCTGTCAGTGCTGATTGTAGCTCTGCTCGTCACTCTGCTGGGCCGCTCCATGTTTTGGTACAACCACTTCTACGCCTCCATCTGCCTGTATGGAGCTGCTGCCACAGGCAAGATGATCCTCATTCACACGCTGGCCAAGAACTTGTACTTTGGAGTAAGTGGAGTTTTTATGCCAGGCTTCCTTTAAGGgtgtgcattgtgggaaataaCGTTTAACGTCTTTGGACAGGAAGTTAAAGGGCAGGCAGTGTGTGTAGGTGCAGAATTTGAGGTATAGTCTACAGTAAATGGTGATGTGCTTCAAAGGTGAGTGTTGAAATACTCTCTGTGAAGCTGAAAGAATGTTGACCAACTGGACTCAGATTAATATCTGAAAGTGTCCTCTGAACTTTTGCAGTCTTTCTTTCAGTTCTGTGTGATCAAATTCTTCCCAAACTCCACTTGTCATTTCGTTTTGCTTGATATGAAGATGAGGTCATTATATCCTAGATAATAATAACTTAATATCCCTTGATGACTGGCTGAGGTCACATTTAAAGGGGACTaaagtgcagagaggagaaagcaaCAGTTCCCCTTCCTCCGCGCTGATCACAGACCAGCACTTCTTTGTGGGTCTTTGCATGTCTGTAAATAGTAAAGCCTATTCTTGCATGTGTTAGAGACTTTTTTGGTTCAGTCTATACATCTTAATGCAGCTAGTTTCAATGAAAGCCAACATTACATCTGAACCGTTGCCTACAAAAGTACAGTAAAAGATGATTGTAGCCCCACATCACTGCTGACCACAATCTGCTGTACAAAGGTCCCCGTAAGACACTGGGGATTTATTTGTGTGGCGGTGATGCGGGACTATATGCTGCTGTATAAatttttgctgtgtgtgcgtgcgtgaagGCTTTCTGTATAACAGCTGGTTGACAAATCATTCAACCAAAAGGCAGTGTGAGAAAGAAGCTGGGGCAGTGCCTCTCGCAAATAATATTACATATTGCATTGAGAAAAGATCTCGACGTTCATTTTAATCAAACAGCGCTGCTTTGTGTGCTCGTGGGATGTAGATGTACTTCGGACCGAACGCAAGCCTCTCAATCATCCTCCAGTAATGCATGTTAAATCAGATCAGTGACTTCTTCCTGCAGTGGCCGAGGTTCTTTCCAAACCATTTTCATTggttttttgttcctttttagCTTACGGTCAAAGTTTCAGGATGCATCAGTGCCCATTGTTAAAAGTTCCTCTTGTGGAAACTGGGAAGTTCCGAGTCACATCATTGATTATTTGTTCCTGTTCAGAGTTTATTCACATCAGTCACGAGTTACAGACACTTTTATTTGCAGAGATGCGTGCAAAGATTTTGTAATTTTATCTGTGGTGTATGTTTAGTGTGTATAATGCATGCCTCTAAtattccttgtgtgtgtgttttccatgcAGGGTGTGCGTTTGGTGGAGCTGGGGGACCTCTACTTCGACGTGAGCTTgctgctgtggtgctgcagcCTGGTGTGGCTGACCCAGCAGGGCCTGTGTTCAGCCTACGTGCCCATGCTGATGGTGGCCTTCCCCCTGGCCACCAAACTACTGCTGGCCAAAGAATTTAAACATAGAGGTAAATACACAACCTCAGCTCAGCTTTATTTGCAGTGAATGTTTATATAGAGGCAAATTAAAGATACTTGACATTGGGAGTGTCAGCAGTTCAGCAGTTACATCAATGTTAGATGATCTTATGAAAAGTCCTCCTCGTGGGTCACGTTCAGTGTGACCTGACAAACACTgacctctccatctctctgcaggAGCGTCGCTGAAGTACAGCATGCTCTACCTGTTGGGCCTGGCGTTGCCGTATGTCCACTTCATGTTCCTCATCTGGGTGGTGTTTGAGATTTTCACACCCATCATGGGTCGCAGCGGCACAGAGATTCCCCCTGAGGTGGTGTTGGCCTCCCTGGTTACCCTGGGaaccatcttcctctcctccttttttgtTAGTATTCCCACACTATGTGCCACCTCTCATAATTGTCATTTCAAAAAGACTGCAGTGTAGGTTGTTCCTCCGCTCCGGTGACATGttatctttctctgtctcagctgCACTTCATCTACTTGGTGCGGAGCACGAA
It contains:
- the ermp1 gene encoding endoplasmic reticulum metallopeptidase 1 isoform X2; protein product: MESDTAVRRIKSSGTQNYVAQDNDGSRGRCGNNGYNGDPKRKPEVSLYLLREGLAASLVSVFILVLWGLVHLSLQQLVIGKPTGEFNAVRARRHLEQITSVGPRPVGSQENEVLTVGYLLKQIENIRVDTAAGPHQLTVDVQRPTGSFSIDFLGGFTSFYDRVTNIAVRLEPKGGTQHFMLANCHFDTVANSPGASDDAVSCAVMLEVLHSLANQSTPLHHGVIFLFNGAEENILQASHGFITQHPWAKQVRAFINLEAAGVGGKEVVFQTGPENPWLVQAYVHAAKHPFASVVGQEVFQSGIIPSDTDFRIYRDFGNIPGIDLAFIENGFIYHTKYDTADRILTDSIQRAGDNILAVLRYLVMSEKLADSSEYRHGNMVFFDLLGVVVVAYPARVGTILNYMVATATFLYLAKKASLPGNGGGRYVRDLACATGVAILSWFVTLLSVLIVALLVTLLGRSMFWYNHFYASICLYGAAATGKMILIHTLAKNLYFGGVRLVELGDLYFDVSLLLWCCSLVWLTQQGLCSAYVPMLMVAFPLATKLLLAKEFKHRGASLKYSMLYLLGLALPYVHFMFLIWVVFEIFTPIMGRSGTEIPPEVVLASLVTLGTIFLSSFFLHFIYLVRSTKWILAGLGSVFIVMFLLMSCGLLFPYSGSPDSPRPKRVFLQHTTRTFHNLQGQVESRDSGLWINSFDYTGIQHVTPHIPEINDSVRTHCREDQPFCGYPWFLPVKFLSKKNWYLPAPEVSPSSPLEFSLLSKEETSWGTIKMTFSVKGPSHMSLYLMPHQGASLSTWSFGDGTPQFDLSGEYFIFYSHGLDAPTWNFWFEIQPPRDPDPSGPEGMISVAISSHYFFGQDQRTAQLEEILRRFPTWAFPSSWVSTYHMYRY